Proteins encoded together in one Onychomys torridus chromosome 1, mOncTor1.1, whole genome shotgun sequence window:
- the Rps3 gene encoding 40S ribosomal protein S3 — protein MAVQISKKRKFVADGIFKAELNEFLTRELAEDGYSGVEVRVTPTRTEIIILATRTQNVLGEKGRRIRELTAVVQKRFGFPEGSVELYAEKVATRGLCAIAQAESLRYKLLGGLAVRRACYGVLRFIMESGAKGCEVVVSGKLRGQRAKSMKFVDGLMIHSGDPVNYYVDTAVRHVLLRQGVLGIKVKIMLPWDPSGKIGPKKPLPDHVSIVEPKDEILPTTPISEQKGGKPEPPAMPQPVPTA, from the exons ATGGCGGTGCAGATTTCCAAGAAGAGGAAG TTTGTGGCTGATGGCATCTTCAAAGCTGAACTGAATGAGTTTCTCACCCGGGAACTGGCTGAAGATGGCTACTCTGGAGTTGAAGTCCGAGTTACACCAACCAGAACTGAAATCATTATTTTAGCCACCAG AACACAGAATGTTCTTGGTGAGAAGGGTCGTCGGATCAGAGAGTTGACTGCGGTAGTCCAGAAGAGGTTCGGCTTCCCTGAGGGCAGTGTAGAG CTTTATGCAGAAAAGGTGGCCACAAGAGGTCTGTGTGCCATCGCTCAGGCAGAGTCTCTCCGTTACAAACTCCTAGGAGGGCTTGCTGTTCGAAG GGCCTGCTATGGTGTGCTTCGGTTCATTATGGAGAGTGGGGCCAAGGGCTGTGAGGTTGTGGTGTCCGGGAAGCTCCGAGGACAGAGGGCCAAGTCCATGAAGTTTGTGGATGGGCTGATGATCCACAGTGGAGACCCTGTTAACTACTATGTTGACACCGCTGTGCGCCATGTGCTCCTGAGACAAG GTGTGCTGGGCATCAAAGTGAAGATCATGCTGCCCTGGGACCCAAGTGGTAAGATCGGCCCCAAGAAGCCTCTTCCTGATCATGTGAGCATTGTGGAACCTAAAGACGAAATCTTGCCCACCACCCCCATCTCAGAGCAGAAGGGTGGGAAGCCAGAGCCACCTGCCATGCCCCAGCCAGTGCCTACAGCATAA